One segment of Deinococcus metalli DNA contains the following:
- a CDS encoding sensor histidine kinase: MLNPGAGLPEPADLTDAFWTQLQAVTEHLAAAHTQNEVDDAVLLLARQALGAVSGVILIVSGPHLRVARRHGDDPLARTVWVGRPLSAVTPATDAVRLRQPQFYEHLGSLLAVYPHLETQTGGTAAVASAVMPMMLDAEVLGVLALDFHGPHVFSAGEVHFLQTLAAQAALALDRIRLLHHAQTSEQQRDEVERRNQALEAFAVMSRDLAGETDRYVLVRRAQEIMLSLLSPGYALYWERGEDRWQLKSQVGDIGNPELQRLVDEHGLPLDAPALHTTWLTGVPNYQDNYAQGADTPAEMIRHVNAATAFQVRLYGRPIGMLAIGLFDQRTWTPMDKVLLETSITSLGLALDRAEQTRHLQERTAGLDAFVAFTEAVGSELDVHSLAQQAIRVIEAHLGAVSVAYYERHRDLWIGVDWSKNVRPEVAAQMQGGVPLDAPNFADAVRRRTPVFLDTWNAGDNHLSTAGMYGAAAFCPIFIDGEAQAILAVGQFGGVTWTDRTRAIVRAVGRSLGLALERAAQARALTAQRDALDRRTQELEAANGELEAFAYSASHDLRTPIRHVMGFSELARVALARNDTDKVERNLGIVQQGARRMDELVDGMLMLSRAGRQEFRPRWVALDPLISQAQQDAHLEFPAQDIHVQWPRSVQVWGDPTLIQQVMTNLVSNAVKYSTMRPRSEVTVLVQDSETEWTITVSDNGVGFDPQYAGKLFGIFQRLHPQSAFPGVGAGLATVRRIVIKHGGRVFARSVEGQGATFGFTLAKPAP; encoded by the coding sequence ATGCTGAACCCCGGTGCCGGCCTGCCCGAACCTGCCGACCTGACCGATGCCTTCTGGACCCAGCTCCAGGCGGTGACCGAACACCTCGCCGCCGCGCATACCCAGAACGAGGTGGACGACGCGGTGCTGCTCCTGGCACGTCAGGCGCTCGGGGCGGTCAGCGGCGTGATCCTGATCGTGTCGGGGCCGCACCTGCGGGTGGCCCGGCGCCACGGCGACGATCCCCTGGCGCGCACCGTCTGGGTCGGCCGGCCGCTGTCAGCCGTGACCCCCGCCACGGACGCCGTGCGGCTCCGGCAGCCGCAGTTCTACGAGCACCTCGGCTCACTGCTGGCGGTGTATCCGCATCTGGAGACGCAGACGGGCGGCACGGCGGCGGTCGCCAGCGCGGTGATGCCGATGATGCTGGACGCGGAGGTGCTGGGGGTGCTGGCGCTGGATTTCCATGGACCGCACGTCTTCAGCGCCGGCGAGGTTCACTTCCTGCAGACCCTGGCCGCGCAGGCGGCCCTGGCCCTGGACCGGATCCGGCTGCTGCATCACGCTCAGACGAGTGAGCAGCAGCGCGACGAGGTCGAGCGGCGCAACCAGGCGCTGGAGGCCTTCGCCGTGATGTCCCGCGATCTGGCGGGCGAGACGGACCGCTACGTGCTGGTGCGCCGCGCGCAGGAGATCATGCTGTCGCTGCTCTCGCCGGGGTACGCCCTGTACTGGGAGCGCGGCGAGGACCGCTGGCAGCTCAAGTCGCAGGTGGGCGACATCGGCAACCCGGAGCTTCAGCGGCTGGTCGATGAACACGGCCTGCCGCTGGACGCCCCGGCGCTCCACACGACGTGGCTGACCGGCGTGCCGAACTATCAGGACAACTACGCGCAGGGTGCGGACACGCCCGCCGAGATGATCCGGCACGTGAACGCCGCCACGGCATTTCAGGTTCGCCTGTACGGCCGGCCAATCGGCATGCTGGCGATTGGGCTGTTCGATCAGCGCACGTGGACGCCGATGGACAAGGTGCTGCTGGAAACCAGCATCACCAGCCTAGGGCTGGCTCTGGACCGCGCGGAGCAGACGCGGCACCTGCAGGAGCGCACAGCCGGCCTCGACGCCTTCGTGGCCTTTACCGAGGCCGTCGGCTCGGAACTCGATGTGCACAGCCTCGCGCAGCAGGCGATCAGGGTGATCGAGGCCCACCTGGGGGCCGTCAGCGTCGCGTACTACGAGCGGCACAGGGACCTGTGGATCGGCGTGGACTGGTCGAAGAATGTCCGTCCAGAAGTGGCGGCCCAGATGCAGGGCGGCGTGCCGCTGGACGCCCCAAACTTCGCGGATGCGGTGCGGCGGCGCACGCCGGTCTTCCTGGACACGTGGAATGCCGGCGACAACCACCTGTCCACGGCCGGGATGTACGGAGCAGCGGCGTTCTGCCCGATCTTCATTGACGGCGAGGCGCAGGCCATCCTGGCGGTCGGGCAGTTTGGGGGCGTGACGTGGACGGACCGCACCCGGGCCATCGTGCGCGCGGTCGGCCGCAGCCTCGGACTGGCGCTGGAACGTGCTGCCCAGGCGCGGGCCCTGACGGCGCAGCGCGACGCCCTGGACCGACGCACCCAGGAACTCGAGGCGGCGAACGGGGAACTCGAGGCGTTCGCGTACTCCGCGTCGCACGATCTGCGCACGCCCATCCGGCACGTGATGGGCTTTTCCGAACTGGCCCGGGTTGCCCTCGCCAGGAACGATACGGACAAGGTGGAGCGCAACCTCGGCATCGTGCAGCAGGGCGCCCGGCGCATGGATGAGCTGGTCGACGGCATGCTGATGCTGTCGCGGGCCGGGCGGCAGGAGTTCCGGCCCCGCTGGGTGGCCCTGGATCCGCTGATCTCGCAGGCGCAGCAGGACGCCCACCTTGAGTTCCCGGCGCAGGACATCCACGTGCAGTGGCCGCGGTCCGTGCAGGTGTGGGGCGATCCGACGCTGATCCAGCAGGTCATGACCAACCTGGTCAGTAACGCGGTGAAGTACTCCACCATGCGCCCACGGTCCGAGGTGACCGTGCTGGTTCAGGACAGCGAGACCGAGTGGACGATCACCGTCAGCGACAACGGCGTGGGCTTCGACCCGCAGTACGCCGGAAAATTGTTCGGCATCTTCCAGCGGCTGCACCCCCAGAGCGCGTTTCCTGGTGTGGGAGCGGGGCTGGCGACTGTGCGGCGTATCGTGATCAAGCACGGCGGCCGGGTCTTCGCCCGGAGCGTGGAGGGGCAGGGCGCCACCTTCGGATTCACGCTGGCGAAGCCGGCACCGTAG
- the secG gene encoding preprotein translocase subunit SecG, with amino-acid sequence MILNLFLVLFAVTCLALVFFVLLQVPKQAGLSASMASGGSLLGGRGVEGGIVRVTSVLGGLFMLLAILISFISR; translated from the coding sequence CTGATCCTGAACCTGTTCCTCGTGCTTTTCGCCGTCACCTGCCTCGCGCTGGTGTTCTTCGTGCTGCTGCAGGTGCCCAAACAGGCCGGCCTGTCCGCCAGCATGGCGTCCGGCGGCTCCCTGCTGGGCGGGCGCGGCGTGGAGGGCGGCATCGTGCGCGTCACCAGCGTGCTGGGCGGCCTGTTCATGCTGCTCGCCATCCTGATCTCTTTCATCTCCCGCTGA
- a CDS encoding ABC transporter substrate-binding protein, whose protein sequence is MKKALTLALALMGSGAFAAPYVLPAAWMAQSPTEAKAGGEFRSYTISDYKTLNPFTSAEADSLPTIMGGPAGLFNQDPTNDKFVPVMADALPTVSNGGKRFVVKIRQGMKFSDGQAITADDWITTFKLHTDDKVGSNSYDNFFLNDKPITVKKLDTYTLQFDFPSVSASALNRMSYTPWPDHVFGPVYKSKGADGIKAMWGISSTPSAIVSPGPWVISSYQAGQRAVLKKNTYFGEWFKDGANKPLPYLDSVSFTIVKDLNAGLAAYLAGQIDTFGASKADDLAQIKKAIDAGNLKATLVPNVGPNSTSSWIVFNWNKAGDATKQKLFRDVRFRQAMSHIANRQAMIQLALGGLGSEVYSGVYPVFKNYQYASTPTYKYDLAEATKLLNQMGYTKKNSDGYLVDKAGKVLEFNLTTNSGNNVREQLGQIFRDEAKKVGVKVNFTPVDFNTLVGQLLAKGADRPFDAILLGLSGGDNIWPYGSNVVPCGGNLHAYNVPSDGKCLNAQENLMTKLYYQGDQTLDDDARRKIGEQLSKVEGQNLGFIYLVATNYHVTFNNRVGGEYKRNLWDSYYGSRPAYGLTTFIK, encoded by the coding sequence ATGAAGAAAGCCCTGACCCTTGCCCTCGCCCTGATGGGTAGCGGCGCCTTTGCCGCCCCGTATGTGTTGCCCGCCGCGTGGATGGCCCAAAGCCCCACGGAAGCCAAAGCGGGCGGTGAATTCCGGAGCTACACCATCAGCGATTACAAGACGCTGAACCCCTTCACCAGCGCCGAAGCCGACAGCCTGCCGACGATCATGGGCGGTCCTGCCGGCCTGTTCAATCAGGATCCCACCAACGACAAGTTCGTCCCCGTGATGGCCGACGCCCTGCCCACCGTGAGCAACGGCGGCAAGCGCTTTGTTGTGAAGATCCGTCAGGGCATGAAGTTCAGTGACGGTCAGGCCATCACGGCCGACGACTGGATCACCACCTTCAAGCTGCACACCGACGACAAGGTCGGCAGCAACTCCTACGACAACTTCTTCCTGAACGACAAGCCGATCACGGTCAAGAAGCTCGACACCTACACCCTGCAGTTCGACTTCCCCTCGGTAAGCGCCAGCGCCCTGAACCGCATGTCGTACACCCCCTGGCCCGACCACGTCTTCGGGCCGGTTTATAAGAGCAAGGGTGCGGACGGCATCAAGGCCATGTGGGGTATCAGCTCCACCCCCAGCGCCATCGTGTCCCCTGGCCCCTGGGTGATCAGCAGCTACCAGGCCGGCCAGCGTGCCGTGCTGAAGAAGAACACCTACTTCGGCGAGTGGTTCAAGGACGGCGCGAACAAGCCCCTGCCGTACCTCGACTCCGTCAGCTTCACCATCGTCAAGGACCTGAACGCGGGCCTGGCGGCGTACCTCGCCGGCCAGATCGACACCTTCGGCGCCAGCAAGGCTGACGACCTGGCCCAGATCAAGAAGGCCATCGACGCCGGCAACCTCAAGGCGACCCTGGTGCCGAACGTCGGCCCGAACTCCACGTCCTCGTGGATCGTGTTCAACTGGAACAAGGCCGGCGACGCCACCAAGCAGAAGCTCTTCCGTGACGTGCGCTTCCGTCAGGCCATGAGCCACATCGCCAACCGTCAGGCCATGATCCAGCTCGCGCTGGGCGGCCTGGGCAGCGAGGTGTACTCGGGCGTGTACCCGGTGTTCAAGAACTACCAGTACGCCAGCACCCCCACCTACAAGTACGACCTGGCCGAAGCGACCAAGCTGCTGAACCAGATGGGCTACACCAAGAAGAACAGCGACGGCTACCTGGTCGACAAGGCCGGCAAGGTGCTGGAGTTCAACCTGACCACCAACTCCGGCAACAACGTGCGCGAGCAGCTCGGCCAGATCTTCCGCGACGAGGCCAAGAAGGTCGGCGTGAAGGTCAACTTCACCCCGGTGGACTTCAACACCCTGGTCGGTCAGCTGCTGGCCAAGGGCGCGGACCGTCCCTTCGACGCGATCCTGCTGGGTCTGTCGGGCGGCGACAACATCTGGCCCTACGGCAGCAACGTGGTGCCCTGCGGCGGCAACCTGCACGCCTACAACGTGCCCAGCGACGGCAAGTGCCTGAACGCTCAGGAAAACCTGATGACCAAGCTGTACTACCAGGGCGACCAGACGCTGGACGACGACGCCCGCCGCAAGATCGGTGAGCAGCTGTCGAAGGTCGAGGGGCAGAACCTGGGCTTCATCTACCTGGTGGCGACCAACTACCACGTGACCTTCAACAACCGGGTCGGCGGCGAGTACAAGCGTAACCTCTGGGACTCGTACTACGGCTCGCGCCCCGCGTACGGCCTGACCACCTTCATCAAGTAA
- a CDS encoding ABC transporter permease → MLPFLLRRLVQAVPTLLLSSLLIFFVISLAPGDFLTPAKLNPNISAQQLDNLTRNFGLDKPLVQQYLLWMRNILHGDFGLSFSFQAPVLQIMWPRIVNSLWLVLVITVVFYGLAIPIGVFGAVRQNSLGDRSVNVFMYFLLGFPSFFLALIALYFLLQIIFATHWAIPIGGMTSPDHASMSAGGKVWDVFKHLLVPGILLGIHQTAGLSRYVRALMLEVMNSDYIRTARAKGVSESSAIWKHTFRNAILPIVAGIGGELPGLISGAGFIEVVFAYPGITPMLLDALNAQDLYLIAGFTMMTTILLIAGNAISDILLAFVDPRVKLG, encoded by the coding sequence ATGCTGCCATTTCTTCTCAGGCGACTGGTGCAGGCGGTTCCGACCCTGCTGCTCTCCAGTCTCCTGATCTTCTTCGTGATCTCGCTGGCTCCCGGCGACTTCCTCACACCGGCCAAGCTCAACCCGAACATCTCCGCACAGCAACTGGACAACCTGACCCGCAACTTCGGGCTCGACAAGCCCCTGGTCCAGCAGTACCTGCTGTGGATGCGCAACATCCTGCACGGCGACTTCGGGCTGTCGTTCTCATTCCAGGCGCCGGTGCTCCAGATCATGTGGCCGCGCATCGTCAACTCGCTGTGGCTGGTTCTGGTGATCACCGTGGTGTTCTACGGCCTCGCCATCCCGATCGGCGTGTTCGGCGCCGTGCGGCAGAACAGCCTGGGTGACCGCAGCGTCAACGTGTTCATGTACTTCCTGCTGGGGTTCCCGAGCTTCTTCCTGGCCCTGATCGCCCTGTACTTCCTGCTCCAGATCATCTTCGCCACCCACTGGGCGATCCCCATCGGTGGTATGACCAGTCCCGACCACGCATCCATGTCGGCCGGCGGCAAGGTCTGGGACGTGTTCAAGCACCTGCTGGTGCCAGGAATCCTGCTGGGCATCCATCAGACGGCGGGCCTGTCACGATATGTCCGCGCGCTGATGCTGGAAGTCATGAATTCGGACTACATCCGCACCGCGCGCGCGAAGGGCGTCAGCGAATCCTCGGCCATCTGGAAGCACACCTTCCGCAACGCGATCCTGCCCATCGTGGCCGGCATCGGCGGAGAGTTGCCCGGCCTGATCAGCGGGGCGGGGTTCATCGAGGTGGTCTTCGCATATCCGGGGATCACGCCCATGCTGCTCGACGCCCTGAACGCCCAGGACCTGTACCTGATCGCGGGGTTCACCATGATGACGACCATCCTCCTGATCGCCGGGAACGCCATCAGTGACATCCTGCTGGCGTTCGTCGATCCGCGCGTGAAACTGGGGTGA
- a CDS encoding ABC transporter permease: MTQAAQRQRGQSQLSVAWGQFRKNKLARFGGTCLILLYVMALFAPFIAPDGLSNYSTTNITKFHPPTPVHVRDSKTGAFTRPFVYKYTQQLNMDTFVNEVKPTDQKCPLYLGVRGDAYKLFGFIPSTVHLFGTGNPDCKIYLFGAETLGRDLFTRTMYASQISLTIGLGATILTTLIGLFAGAAAAYFGGVVDTLVMRLVEVLAAIPTLFLLILLRAIFPQNINPIFALYVVLLLLAFVSWGGLARVTRGQLLSVRELDFVAAAKSLGASDNRIMWRHLLPTMTTYTIVTLSLGIPAAILTESGLSFLGIGAVEPYVSWGSLLTQAQEGGFSSFTSRPWVLIPGFFIVFTVMCFQLLGDGLRDAFDPRKRQ, encoded by the coding sequence ATGACCCAGGCGGCGCAGCGCCAGCGCGGCCAGTCGCAGCTCAGCGTGGCCTGGGGCCAGTTCCGCAAGAACAAGCTGGCCCGCTTCGGCGGCACCTGCCTGATCCTGCTGTATGTGATGGCCCTGTTCGCGCCCTTCATCGCCCCGGACGGCCTGTCGAACTACTCGACGACCAACATCACCAAATTCCACCCGCCCACGCCGGTGCATGTGCGGGATTCGAAGACGGGCGCTTTCACCCGGCCCTTCGTGTACAAGTACACGCAGCAGCTGAACATGGACACCTTCGTCAACGAGGTCAAGCCCACCGACCAGAAATGCCCCCTGTATCTCGGCGTTCGCGGCGACGCGTACAAACTGTTCGGCTTCATTCCCAGCACCGTTCACCTGTTCGGGACGGGCAACCCGGACTGCAAGATCTACCTGTTCGGCGCCGAGACGCTCGGGCGCGACCTGTTCACGCGCACCATGTACGCGTCGCAGATCTCGCTGACCATCGGCCTCGGGGCCACCATCCTGACCACCCTGATCGGCCTGTTCGCGGGCGCCGCCGCGGCGTATTTCGGCGGCGTGGTCGACACGCTGGTGATGCGTCTGGTCGAGGTCCTGGCCGCCATTCCCACGCTGTTCCTGCTGATCCTGCTGCGCGCCATCTTCCCGCAGAACATCAACCCGATCTTCGCGTTGTACGTGGTCTTGCTGCTGCTGGCCTTCGTGAGCTGGGGTGGTCTGGCCCGCGTGACCCGTGGCCAGCTCCTGAGCGTGCGCGAGCTCGACTTCGTGGCCGCCGCCAAGTCCCTGGGCGCCAGCGACAACCGCATCATGTGGCGTCACCTGCTCCCCACCATGACGACGTATACCATTGTCACCCTGAGCCTGGGGATTCCCGCCGCGATCCTCACAGAGTCGGGCCTCAGCTTTCTGGGGATCGGTGCGGTCGAACCCTACGTGTCGTGGGGCAGCCTGCTCACCCAGGCGCAGGAAGGCGGGTTCTCCAGCTTCACGTCCCGGCCGTGGGTGCTCATTCCCGGCTTTTTCATCGTGTTCACGGTGATGTGTTTCCAGCTTCTCGGCGACGGGCTCAGAGACGCGTTTGACCCTCGCAAACGGCAGTAA
- a CDS encoding ABC transporter ATP-binding protein, producing the protein MTHQGETLLAVNGLKTYFYTDDGVVKSVDGVTFHIKKGETLAVVGESGSGKSVTSLSVMRLIPMPPGKIVEGEILFTGKDGVQKNLVSLPESDMRKIRGNDISMIFQEPMTSLNPVYTVGDQIAEAVQLHQGKNKKEALGVATDMLRFVGIPAPEKRVHEYPHQMSGGMRQRVMIAMALSCNPALLIADEPTTALDVTIQAQILDLMRKLQTDIGMSILFITHNLGVVAEMADRVVVMYGGRVVEEGDVVEIFKAPRHPYTMGLLNSIPRPGEYEHIPGQPKPRLEAIPGNVPNPLALPPGCSFEPRCKFAVPDCSKAVPALEDTGHGHMARCIRWREFEQAQAEVTA; encoded by the coding sequence ATGACCCATCAGGGCGAGACCCTACTGGCCGTCAACGGCCTGAAGACCTATTTCTACACCGATGACGGCGTCGTCAAGAGCGTCGACGGCGTGACCTTCCATATCAAGAAGGGCGAGACGCTGGCGGTCGTGGGCGAGTCCGGCTCCGGCAAGAGCGTGACCAGCCTGTCGGTCATGCGCCTGATTCCCATGCCGCCTGGCAAGATCGTCGAGGGCGAGATCCTGTTCACCGGCAAGGACGGCGTGCAGAAGAACCTCGTGTCGCTGCCCGAGTCGGACATGCGCAAGATCCGCGGCAACGACATCTCCATGATCTTCCAGGAACCCATGACCTCGCTCAACCCGGTGTACACCGTCGGGGACCAGATCGCCGAGGCCGTGCAACTCCACCAGGGCAAGAACAAGAAAGAAGCGCTGGGCGTGGCGACCGACATGCTGCGCTTCGTGGGCATCCCTGCGCCGGAAAAGCGCGTCCACGAGTACCCGCACCAGATGTCCGGCGGGATGCGCCAGCGCGTCATGATCGCCATGGCGCTGTCGTGCAACCCGGCCCTGCTGATCGCCGACGAGCCGACCACGGCGCTCGACGTGACCATCCAGGCGCAGATCCTGGACCTGATGCGCAAGCTCCAGACCGACATCGGTATGAGCATCCTGTTCATCACGCACAACCTGGGCGTGGTGGCCGAGATGGCCGACCGCGTGGTGGTCATGTACGGCGGGCGCGTGGTCGAGGAAGGCGACGTGGTCGAGATCTTCAAGGCGCCCCGTCACCCGTACACCATGGGCCTGCTGAACTCGATTCCGCGCCCCGGCGAGTACGAGCACATCCCGGGCCAGCCCAAGCCGCGCCTGGAGGCCATCCCCGGTAACGTCCCCAACCCGCTGGCGCTGCCGCCCGGCTGCTCGTTCGAGCCGCGCTGCAAGTTCGCGGTGCCGGACTGCTCCAAGGCCGTGCCCGCCCTGGAAGACACCGGGCACGGGCACATGGCCCGCTGCATCCGCTGGCGTGAATTCGAGCAGGCCCAGGCCGAGGTGACCGCATGA
- a CDS encoding ABC transporter ATP-binding protein — MTAAPSTYSGKDRGMAAKGDTLLDVQHLEKYFPIRGGLLSRVVANVKAVNDISFAVKRGEVVGLVGESGSGKTTAGRAILRLIEPTGGQVIFNGTDITKLSKAQMRDYRREMQIIFQDPFASLNPRMTVSDIIGEAMQIHNLHPGKGRIDRIAELLQRVGLRPEHMRRYPHEFSGGQRQRIGIARALAVDPTFIVADEPVSALDVSIQAQVVNLMQDLQEELGLTVLFIAHDLHVVEYICDRMIVMYLGRIMEIAPSRELNRNPKHPYTEALLSAAPVPDPTVKRQRIILEGDIPSPINPPSGCVFRTRCRYAVAECATVVPELREVAPNHFKACIRDDIL, encoded by the coding sequence ATGACCGCCGCTCCCAGCACGTATTCCGGCAAAGACCGTGGCATGGCCGCCAAGGGCGACACGCTGCTCGATGTCCAGCACCTCGAGAAGTACTTCCCGATCCGCGGCGGCCTGCTGTCGCGCGTGGTGGCGAACGTCAAGGCCGTGAACGACATCAGCTTCGCCGTCAAGCGCGGCGAGGTGGTCGGGCTGGTCGGCGAGTCCGGCTCCGGCAAGACCACGGCCGGGCGCGCCATCCTGCGCCTGATCGAACCCACCGGCGGGCAGGTGATCTTCAACGGCACGGACATCACCAAGCTGAGCAAGGCCCAGATGCGCGATTACCGGCGCGAGATGCAGATCATCTTCCAGGATCCGTTCGCCAGCCTGAACCCGCGCATGACGGTCTCGGACATCATCGGCGAGGCCATGCAGATCCACAACCTGCACCCCGGCAAGGGACGCATCGACCGCATCGCCGAGCTGCTGCAGCGTGTCGGCCTGCGGCCCGAGCACATGCGCCGCTACCCGCACGAGTTCTCCGGCGGGCAGCGCCAGCGCATCGGCATCGCGCGCGCGCTGGCGGTCGACCCCACGTTCATCGTGGCGGACGAGCCGGTCTCGGCGCTCGACGTGTCGATCCAGGCGCAGGTCGTGAACCTCATGCAGGACCTGCAGGAGGAGCTGGGCCTGACGGTGCTGTTCATCGCGCACGACCTGCACGTCGTGGAGTACATCTGCGACCGCATGATCGTGATGTACCTGGGCCGCATCATGGAGATCGCGCCCAGCCGCGAACTGAACCGCAACCCCAAGCACCCGTACACCGAGGCGCTGCTGTCGGCCGCGCCGGTGCCGGACCCGACCGTCAAGCGCCAGCGCATCATCCTGGAAGGCGACATTCCCAGCCCGATCAACCCGCCCTCGGGCTGCGTATTCCGCACGCGCTGCCGCTACGCCGTCGCCGAATGCGCCACCGTGGTGCCGGAACTGCGCGAGGTCGCGCCGAACCACTTCAAGGCCTGCATCCGCGACGACATCCTGTAA
- a CDS encoding DUF4139 domain-containing protein: MKKRTLLAAALLASPALAADLRIYPSFAEVRQPVTSTGTRLDVTLPQAAWENVLAGSLDLEGLPFDAATQTLQANWLSGLEGQTVYLRRGDTTEPVTLVRARDLLVKDAQGRYFNVRFEELQFSAPPPLNPQSPSQTLTYTLPKAGSGTLTYLTRAVTWAPRYTLKASDAGAQLGALADLRNTTELAYDVKATELYAGDVTVQANPQAEAANFAADSAVMRAVPAPSAPATKIQSQGELRGLTRYDLTTPFTLPANSVITLPFLTPKLTKFERYVGLTTYFNPGPQEGTLNRSYRLEADQRLPAGPLTVREDGRLVGQAQLPDTREGGTIDFTLGDDPDVEYTRSVQLVRQDKDTKGNVTRSTYKVTYAFESSKDRAVRAEITERIGGRIIIIDAMTPVQNQGVATLKVDLPAKAKLSRSFTVVIANN, encoded by the coding sequence ATGAAGAAACGCACGCTCCTCGCCGCTGCCCTGCTCGCCTCCCCAGCCCTCGCCGCCGACCTGCGCATCTACCCGAGCTTCGCCGAGGTGCGCCAGCCCGTGACCTCCACCGGCACCCGCCTCGACGTGACCCTGCCGCAGGCCGCGTGGGAGAACGTGCTGGCCGGTTCGCTGGACCTGGAGGGCCTGCCCTTCGACGCCGCCACCCAGACCCTCCAGGCGAACTGGCTGAGCGGTCTGGAGGGCCAGACCGTGTACCTGCGCCGCGGCGACACCACCGAGCCCGTCACGCTGGTGCGCGCCCGTGACCTGCTGGTCAAGGACGCCCAGGGCCGGTACTTCAATGTGCGTTTCGAGGAGTTGCAGTTCAGCGCGCCCCCACCCCTGAACCCGCAGAGCCCCAGCCAGACGCTGACGTACACCCTGCCGAAGGCCGGCAGCGGCACCCTGACGTACCTCACGCGCGCCGTGACGTGGGCGCCGCGCTACACCCTGAAGGCCAGCGACGCCGGCGCGCAGCTCGGTGCCCTGGCCGACCTGCGCAACACCACCGAACTCGCGTACGACGTCAAGGCCACCGAACTGTACGCCGGGGACGTGACGGTGCAGGCCAACCCGCAGGCGGAGGCCGCCAACTTCGCCGCGGACAGCGCCGTGATGCGCGCGGTGCCGGCGCCGAGCGCCCCGGCCACCAAGATCCAGAGCCAGGGCGAGCTGCGTGGCCTGACCCGCTACGACCTCACCACGCCGTTCACGCTGCCGGCCAACAGCGTGATCACCCTGCCGTTCCTCACGCCCAAACTCACGAAGTTCGAGCGCTACGTCGGCCTGACCACGTACTTCAACCCCGGCCCGCAGGAGGGCACCCTGAACCGCTCCTACCGCCTGGAAGCGGACCAGCGCCTGCCCGCCGGCCCCCTGACGGTGCGCGAGGACGGCCGCCTGGTCGGCCAGGCGCAGCTGCCCGACACCCGCGAGGGCGGCACCATCGACTTCACGCTCGGGGACGACCCGGATGTCGAGTACACCCGCAGCGTCCAGCTCGTCCGGCAGGACAAGGACACGAAGGGCAATGTCACGCGCAGCACGTACAAGGTCACGTACGCCTTCGAGAGCAGCAAGGACCGCGCCGTGCGCGCCGAGATCACCGAGCGCATTGGCGGGAGGATCATCATCATCGATGCCATGACGCCGGTGCAGAACCAGGGCGTGGCGACCCTGAAGGTCGACCTGCCCGCCAAGGCCAAGCTCAGCCGCAGCTTCACGGTGGTGATCGCCAACAACTGA
- a CDS encoding methylenetetrahydrofolate reductase, whose amino-acid sequence MTGASGTRVSVELVPRSRSGLRAEIAQVVAALPSVDTVNVPDLTRYSLRSWLGCSFARPRHRAVPHLRAVDFNPREPLPFLPALGEHGIDEVLVVTGDAPADMSARVYDQDAVDLIRRLRRDAPHVTVYAGLDPYRQSFARERDYLERKLDAGASGFFTQPFFDLRVMDAYSDLIPDGAQMWWGATSILTESSLNYWRARNHAVFPRTFTPTLECNRAFAADLLAFARERGQHAYFMPVKVDVQAYLEGIL is encoded by the coding sequence GTGACCGGCGCGTCCGGCACGCGCGTGTCGGTGGAACTCGTGCCCCGCTCGCGCAGCGGCCTGCGGGCCGAGATCGCGCAGGTCGTGGCCGCGCTGCCCAGCGTGGACACCGTGAACGTCCCGGACCTGACGCGCTACTCGCTGCGCTCGTGGCTGGGCTGCTCCTTCGCACGGCCGCGTCACCGGGCCGTGCCGCACCTGCGCGCGGTGGACTTCAACCCGCGCGAACCGCTGCCGTTCCTGCCGGCCCTGGGCGAGCACGGCATTGACGAGGTGCTGGTCGTGACCGGCGACGCGCCCGCCGACATGAGCGCCAGGGTCTACGACCAGGACGCCGTGGACCTGATCCGCCGCCTCCGACGCGACGCCCCGCACGTGACCGTGTACGCCGGCCTCGACCCATACCGTCAGTCGTTCGCGCGGGAACGCGACTATCTGGAACGCAAACTGGACGCCGGAGCGAGCGGCTTCTTCACGCAGCCGTTCTTCGACCTGCGCGTGATGGACGCGTACAGCGACCTGATCCCCGACGGCGCGCAGATGTGGTGGGGCGCGACCAGCATCCTCACCGAATCCAGCCTGAACTACTGGCGGGCGCGCAACCACGCCGTGTTCCCCCGGACGTTCACCCCGACGCTGGAGTGCAACCGCGCCTTCGCTGCCGACCTCCTCGCCTTCGCCCGCGAGCGCGGCCAGCACGCGTACTTCATGCCGGTGAAGGTGGACGTGCAGGCGTATCTGGAGGGGATCCTGTAG